The Fimbriimonas ginsengisoli Gsoil 348 genome window below encodes:
- a CDS encoding ROK family transcriptional regulator gives MEERPQSDLGLGVQQNPPRPATLKRINMRRFLEEIRTRGPSTRAELTRATGVAPPTSSSTIADLLETGWLEQSDDDRATAKGRPGKVFRLASSSTAMVLGVRIDIDECVIAPSGLDGIPRDAEAKRFPTPKDYDGLLQAIFRHADAYLKPGKGRCLGLGLAVPGLVDEGSGRVAMSPNLHFLDGQPLCTDLQRRLEIEVVCTQEEHALCLAEQRLGRAKELSDYAVVDVSSGMGMGVVSGGSYIHGRRGFAGEIGHVTAEPNGQLCGCGNRGCMETVATDTALLNAVCARVGQRLSFEEMTNRIARGNLDIAPELDRTLDYVAIALSSVTNLFNPEAIFLHGRLLDLAPDTMDRLRVKTRARALGPSFEGVQLHRAQGNKLYGALAGLLDQVFAAVGPRLT, from the coding sequence ATGGAAGAGAGGCCTCAATCGGATCTTGGACTCGGCGTCCAGCAAAACCCACCGCGCCCGGCCACCCTCAAGCGGATCAACATGCGCCGCTTCCTCGAAGAGATTCGAACCCGAGGACCAAGCACCCGAGCCGAATTGACCCGCGCCACGGGCGTGGCGCCTCCGACCAGTTCCAGCACGATCGCAGACTTACTAGAAACCGGTTGGCTGGAGCAGTCCGACGACGATCGCGCAACCGCTAAGGGGCGTCCGGGAAAGGTCTTTCGCCTCGCCTCATCCTCGACCGCGATGGTGCTAGGGGTGCGCATCGACATCGACGAGTGCGTGATCGCCCCTTCCGGGCTTGACGGAATCCCACGTGATGCCGAGGCAAAACGGTTCCCCACCCCCAAGGATTACGACGGCTTGCTTCAGGCGATCTTTCGGCACGCAGACGCCTATCTCAAGCCGGGAAAGGGGCGATGCCTCGGCCTCGGACTCGCGGTTCCCGGCTTGGTCGATGAGGGCTCCGGACGAGTGGCGATGTCTCCAAACCTCCATTTCTTGGACGGCCAACCGTTGTGCACGGACCTACAAAGGCGGTTGGAGATCGAGGTGGTCTGCACCCAAGAGGAGCATGCGCTTTGCCTGGCCGAGCAGCGGCTGGGGCGGGCGAAGGAGCTATCCGACTATGCGGTGGTCGACGTCAGCTCCGGTATGGGAATGGGGGTGGTTAGCGGAGGAAGCTACATCCACGGCCGGCGAGGGTTTGCGGGAGAGATCGGCCACGTCACCGCCGAGCCCAACGGCCAGCTTTGCGGCTGTGGAAATCGTGGCTGCATGGAGACGGTGGCGACCGACACCGCTCTGCTAAACGCCGTCTGCGCGCGGGTCGGCCAGCGGCTCTCGTTCGAAGAGATGACGAACCGGATCGCCCGCGGGAACCTAGATATCGCTCCGGAGTTGGACCGCACGCTCGATTACGTGGCGATCGCGCTTTCCTCTGTAACGAACCTTTTTAACCCCGAAGCGATCTTCCTCCACGGCCGCCTTCTCGACCTCGCGCCCGACACGATGGATCGCCTGCGGGTAAAAACCCGCGCCCGAGCCCTCGGCCCTTCCTTCGAAGGGGTGCAGTTGCACCGCGCGCAAGGGAACAAGCTGTACGGAGCGCTTGCCGGTCTGCTGGACCAAGTTTTCGCCGCGGTCGGCCCCCGCCTGACCTAA
- a CDS encoding prepilin-type N-terminal cleavage/methylation domain-containing protein: MSHSAFSIRVGTARRAFTLIELLVVIAIIAILAAILFPVFAQAKQAAKRTATLSNLKQDALANVMYANDFDDTLVLVWLGGPWTGPDGGFAIQKLYPYIKNLDTVWDASNPIPNFQGGRPMKDGYWGDWTASGTLGFSNGGMMMPSQGYKPRVISSQEHPAELMMMAACRTSDPQGCFAFTETQPSCYNKIQGRWEDPQSPGYAAASYHNNMLPSAIMDGHAVAAKGMIYSPPANDCDAQTFAWWSGKSSKGDYTPNNEWSAHYLTPRVLNFWGTWWDGTK; encoded by the coding sequence ATGTCGCACAGCGCATTTTCTATTCGCGTCGGAACCGCCCGCCGCGCTTTTACTCTTATTGAACTTCTCGTCGTGATCGCCATCATCGCGATTCTCGCTGCCATCTTGTTCCCCGTCTTCGCTCAAGCCAAGCAGGCCGCCAAACGAACGGCCACCCTCTCCAACCTCAAGCAAGACGCCCTTGCGAACGTCATGTACGCCAACGACTTCGACGACACGCTCGTCCTGGTCTGGCTAGGCGGTCCGTGGACCGGACCGGATGGCGGATTTGCGATCCAGAAGCTCTATCCGTACATCAAGAACCTGGACACGGTGTGGGATGCTTCGAACCCGATTCCAAATTTCCAGGGTGGCCGCCCAATGAAGGACGGCTACTGGGGAGACTGGACGGCCAGTGGAACCCTCGGCTTTTCGAACGGAGGCATGATGATGCCGAGCCAGGGATACAAGCCGCGGGTCATTAGCTCCCAAGAGCATCCCGCCGAGCTGATGATGATGGCCGCTTGCCGAACCAGCGACCCGCAAGGTTGCTTCGCGTTCACCGAAACCCAGCCCTCTTGCTACAACAAGATCCAGGGGCGGTGGGAAGACCCTCAGAGCCCCGGATACGCGGCGGCGTCGTATCACAACAACATGTTGCCGAGCGCGATCATGGATGGCCATGCGGTGGCGGCGAAGGGAATGATCTACTCGCCTCCGGCGAACGACTGCGATGCCCAGACGTTCGCTTGGTGGTCCGGCAAGTCGAGCAAGGGAGATTACACTCCGAACAACGAGTGGTCGGCGCACTATCTGACCCCACGAGTCCTAAACTTCTGGGGCACCTGGTGGGACGGTACCAAGTAG